A genome region from Schistocerca nitens isolate TAMUIC-IGC-003100 chromosome 4, iqSchNite1.1, whole genome shotgun sequence includes the following:
- the LOC126253038 gene encoding V-type proton ATPase subunit S1-like, with product MMFNLYVVVLCISFVGTNSEYIPVLLWQPDEANGKVAGSPPSLAKVSVEQFSDYFSKKIGERKHIVVFLEENLSMEDFGGLNLDDTFSSLKNITSSSHVNFLPSVQSPYKALKTLGLKMKAVNVKDFDYTFPKAEKSILVFKLGDARSEEDRPDFLKRHDNIIGEVYNSLVNKYDDVLAVYTAHHSSWIEPYLKPNVRRVRQLLETSSELETNGSFWNRNNTLVYTKRPPVFRHGTDEINITDVISITTSTIAGNVMLSVRIKSLSSVSMRLTFSKSSGYWSFDKIEVKNDTQNYTLLPSAPITAPLHFSYHCSSNVIFTSKDNDASVTFYGLQVEPYVSSNDTFNDAYDCVPFFSAPIWSGIFITVLLAIVMIWALTMIMDIKTMDQFDNPKGKTITINATD from the coding sequence ATGATGTTCAATTTGTATGTGGTTGTGCTGTGTATTTCCTTTGTTGGAACGAACTCCGAATACATACCTGTATTATTGTGGCAGCCTGATGAAGCTAATGGTAAAGTTGCTGGATCTCCACCTTCTCTTGCAAAAGTTAGTGTTGAACAATTTTCGGACTATTTTTCAAAGAAGATTGGTGAGCGGAAACATATTGTGGTATTTCTGGAAGAGAACTTAAGTATGGAAGATTTTGGAGGTTTGAATTTGGATGACACTTTCAGTAGCTTGAAAAATATAACCAGTTCATCTCATGTTAATTTTCTGCCATCTGTCCAATCTCCTTATAAAGCCTTGAAAACTTTGGGACTTAAAATGAAAGCTGTGAATGTTAAGGACTTTGATTACACGTTTCCAAAAGCAGAAAAAAGTATCTTAGTGTTTAAACTGGGCGACGCTCGGTCAGAAGAAGATCGTCCAGACTTCTTAAAGCGTCATGATAATATAATTGGTGAAGTATATAACAGTTTGGTTAACAAATATGATGATGTACTTGCTGTATACACAGCCCATCATTCATCGTGGATAGAACCATATTTAAAACCCAATGTTCGCAGGGTTAGGCAGTTGTTAGAAACCAGCAGTGAACTCGAAACTAACGGTAGCTTCTGGAATCGGAATAATACCCTTGTGTACACCAAACGCCCACCTGTCTTTCGTCATGGAACCGACGAAATTAATATTACTGATGTGATATCGATAACCACTTCAACAATAGCAGGCAATGTCATGTTAAGTGTTAGAATAAAGAGTTTAAGTTCTGTTTCCATGAGACTTACTTTTAGTAAATCTAGCGGATACTGGTCCTTTGATAAAATTGAAGTGAAGAACGACACGCAAAATTATACCCTTTTGCCATCAGCTCCCATAACTGCACCACTCCATTTCTCGTACCACTGTTCTTCCAACGTTATTTTCACATCTAAAGACAATGACGCAAGTGTAACATTTTATGGGCTCCAAGTGGAGCCCTATGTTTCTTCTAATGATACATTTAACGATGCATATGACTGCGTCCCCTTTTTTTCTGCTCCAATATGGTCTGGTATTTTCATTACTGTACTTTTGGCTATAGTCATGATATGGGCCCTAACAATGATAATGGATATCAAAACCATGGATCAGTTTGACAATCCAAAGGGGAAGACAATCACCATTAATGCCACTGATTAA